A single region of the Triticum aestivum cultivar Chinese Spring unplaced genomic scaffold, IWGSC CS RefSeq v2.1 scaffold138507, whole genome shotgun sequence genome encodes:
- the LOC123172179 gene encoding uncharacterized protein, producing the protein MTKTQAQRQKITMSREQFMMVVPRWCYGRHGGWACLVDRWVGDDPEFVAKSIKARANRGKDRTHGQGNRNHWGFKAMKKDKLQRPLSDMESWKLARERSDRKEGESQYYGNTEKHLETYTQNYQKLHPDVPVPEVAQSQIDDTAVVAIQGKSHGRYPCFDGLSANVL; encoded by the exons atgaccaaaactcaagcacaGAGGCAAAAAATTACCATgagcagggagcagttcatgatg gttgttcctcgttggtgctatggaaggcatggcggatgggcgtgtttggtggataggtgggtcGGTGACGATCCAGAGTTtgttgccaagagcatcaaggcccgggctaaccgtggaaaagacaggacacacggccaaggaaacaggaaccactggggcttcaaggccatgaag AAGGACAAGTtgcagaggccgctctcagacatggagtcgtggaagctggcccgcgagcggagtgatcgcaaggagggcgagagccagtactacggcaacacCGAGAAACACCTGGAGACTTACACTCAGAactatcagaagttgcatccggatgttcccgttcctgaggtcgcccagtctcagatcgacgacacggcggtggtggccatccagggtaagtcccatggccggtatccgtgtttcgatggcttg TCCGCCAACGTGCTATAA